Proteins from a single region of Thiomicrorhabdus sp. Kp2:
- the grxC gene encoding glutaredoxin 3, whose protein sequence is MSEVVIYCTATCPFCMMAKRLFDDKGVEYQSIDIGNDAQKWADLEAKTGRNTVPQVFIGEHHIGGFDDLSAADKRGEIDPLLQA, encoded by the coding sequence ATGTCAGAAGTTGTTATTTATTGTACTGCTACTTGTCCGTTTTGCATGATGGCAAAACGTTTATTTGACGATAAAGGTGTTGAGTATCAATCTATTGATATTGGCAATGATGCGCAAAAATGGGCGGATTTGGAAGCAAAAACGGGTAGAAATACGGTTCCGCAAGTGTTTATTGGTGAACATCATATAGGCGGTTTTGATGACCTATCTGCGGCCGATAAACGTGGTGAAATTGATCCACTGTTACAAGCCTAA
- the secB gene encoding protein-export chaperone SecB — protein MSEAPQQNFVIQKIYTKDISFESPNTPELFTTDFQPALGMDLNVESKLLEGDIYHVVVRVTATTKVEEKTAFLCEVEQAGIFTLSGFNDAELSYMLGVQCPTALFPYARETVSDLVARGGFPQLLLEPVNFEMMYHEHMQQRQAESETTEQ, from the coding sequence ATGTCAGAAGCACCTCAGCAAAATTTCGTTATTCAAAAGATTTACACAAAAGACATCTCTTTTGAATCACCAAATACTCCAGAGCTATTTACTACGGATTTTCAACCCGCTTTAGGTATGGATTTAAATGTTGAAAGTAAATTATTGGAAGGTGATATTTACCATGTTGTGGTGAGAGTGACTGCAACAACTAAAGTGGAAGAAAAAACAGCCTTTCTTTGCGAAGTAGAGCAGGCAGGTATTTTTACGCTTTCTGGTTTTAATGATGCTGAACTTTCGTATATGTTAGGTGTTCAATGTCCTACCGCATTATTTCCTTATGCACGTGAAACCGTTTCGGACTTGGTGGCTCGTGGTGGTTTTCCACAGTTGCTACTTGAGCCAGTGAACTTTGAAATGATGTATCACGAACACATGCAGCAGCGCCAGGCTGAATCTGAAACAACCGAGCAGTAA
- a CDS encoding rhodanese-like domain-containing protein codes for MFNEFFQEQWPLFIAVFVITLMLVYSYVGDKIAGYKAVNTDEATRLYNDDAFVLDVRTANEYKEGYIGNATNISSTEIGSKMGHLPADKEAPILVYCLTGARSARAAGAIAKAGYTNVNNLSGGINAWKAAGLPVGREKSKKNKKK; via the coding sequence ATGTTTAATGAATTCTTTCAAGAACAGTGGCCTTTATTTATTGCTGTTTTTGTTATCACACTCATGCTCGTCTATAGTTATGTAGGGGATAAGATTGCTGGATATAAAGCGGTTAATACCGATGAGGCGACTCGTCTTTATAATGATGATGCTTTTGTTTTAGATGTTAGAACCGCTAATGAATATAAAGAAGGCTATATTGGCAATGCGACCAATATTTCATCAACTGAGATAGGTTCAAAAATGGGGCATTTACCTGCAGATAAAGAAGCACCCATTTTGGTATATTGCTTAACAGGTGCACGTTCAGCAAGAGCCGCAGGAGCTATCGCTAAAGCGGGTTATACCAATGTAAATAATTTATCGGGTGGTATTAATGCTTGGAAAGCCGCTGGTTTACCTGTTGGACGTGAAAAGTCTAAAAAAAACAAAAAAAAGTAA
- the tyrS gene encoding tyrosine--tRNA ligase — translation MKTVQEQLAIIKRGAEEILVEKELIEKLESGKPLRVKAGFDPTAADLHLGHTVLINKLKQFQDLGHEVLFLIGDFTAMIGDPTGKSVTRPALTAEEVAQNAETYKEQVFKILDPAKTKVVFNSEWMSKMSAADMIQLAGKMTVARMLERNDFGDRYAANTPIAIHEFLYPLVQGYDSVALEADIELGGTDQKFNLLMGRTLQGHYGKPQQCTLTMPILEGLDGVQKMSKSLNNYIGIKDAPNDMFGKVMSVSDDLMWRYYELLSFESIETIEGLKQAIADGENPRNVKVKLALELIARFHSEEAAQAALQDFETKFSKNAIPDDIEEITIEGEMPLANLLKEAGLVGSTSDGHRMTKQGAVKINGEKVDDSRQLMPVGTTAVYQVGKRKFAKITIN, via the coding sequence ATGAAAACAGTACAAGAACAATTAGCCATTATTAAACGTGGTGCAGAAGAGATTCTGGTTGAAAAAGAATTAATTGAAAAATTAGAGAGTGGCAAGCCTCTTCGCGTTAAGGCAGGATTTGATCCTACGGCGGCGGATTTGCATTTAGGTCACACGGTTTTGATTAATAAATTGAAGCAGTTTCAGGACTTAGGTCATGAGGTGCTTTTCTTGATTGGTGACTTTACCGCGATGATAGGTGATCCAACGGGTAAAAGTGTCACGCGTCCAGCGTTAACGGCTGAAGAAGTTGCTCAAAATGCCGAGACCTATAAAGAACAGGTTTTTAAAATTCTTGATCCAGCGAAAACGAAAGTTGTCTTTAACTCTGAGTGGATGTCTAAGATGTCTGCAGCTGATATGATTCAGTTGGCAGGCAAAATGACGGTGGCCAGAATGCTAGAGCGAAATGACTTTGGTGATCGTTATGCTGCCAACACACCTATTGCCATTCATGAATTCTTATACCCTTTAGTACAAGGTTATGATTCAGTTGCTTTAGAAGCTGATATCGAATTAGGTGGTACAGATCAAAAGTTCAACCTATTAATGGGGCGTACTTTACAAGGTCATTATGGCAAGCCACAGCAGTGCACATTAACAATGCCGATTCTTGAAGGTTTGGATGGTGTACAAAAGATGTCTAAGTCTTTAAATAACTACATAGGTATTAAAGATGCACCAAACGATATGTTTGGTAAAGTGATGTCTGTGTCTGATGATTTAATGTGGCGTTATTATGAATTATTGAGCTTTGAATCAATCGAAACCATTGAAGGTTTAAAGCAAGCGATAGCGGATGGTGAAAACCCAAGGAATGTAAAAGTAAAACTCGCATTGGAATTGATTGCACGATTCCATTCAGAAGAAGCTGCTCAAGCTGCGTTGCAAGATTTTGAAACCAAGTTCTCTAAGAACGCCATTCCTGATGATATTGAAGAGATCACTATTGAAGGTGAAATGCCATTAGCGAACTTATTAAAAGAAGCAGGCCTGGTGGGTTCGACATCTGACGGTCATCGAATGACAAAACAAGGTGCTGTTAAAATTAATGGTGAAAAAGTAGATGATAGTCGTCAACTAATGCCAGTAGGCACCACTGCCGTTTATCAAGTAGGTAAACGTAAGTTTGCCAAAATCACGATTAATTAA
- the gpmI gene encoding 2,3-bisphosphoglycerate-independent phosphoglycerate mutase: MSQELKPKIKIAQRPTGLIILDGWGHREEREHNAIAQANTPNWDKLVANNPNTLISTSGLDVGLPHGQMGNSEVGHMNLGAGRVVYQELTRIQKDIDDGRFFNNNALLSAIDKATERDRSVHILGLLSDGGVHSHISHIKAALSLAVDRGAKAFLHIFTDGRDTAPQSALEYINEIEAHIKEIGGNCTIASVIGRFYALDRDNRWERIQEAYDLICCGDAKFKAESAREAVELAYERGETDEFVQATAILNKKGKKSKVKDGDSIIFMNYRSDRARQVTSAFIMPDFGEFHRCKTPILSAFVTLTEYNKNFENFGATIAFRPTKLKNTFGEVIAKYKLRQLRIAETEKYAHVTFFLNGGVEAPYLGEDRILVPSPQVRTYDLQPEMSVGELTDKLVEAIESDKYDTFICNIANPDMVGHTGNFDACIKAVEAVDEALGKILDSIEKAGGQVIVTADHGNMEMLVDPETGKPLTSHTTCPVPLVYFGPKKLELIEGGSLPDVMPTLLDLMEIKQPEEMTGISLRKK, from the coding sequence ATGTCTCAAGAACTCAAACCAAAGATTAAAATTGCACAACGTCCAACTGGCCTAATCATCCTTGATGGCTGGGGGCACAGAGAAGAAAGAGAGCATAATGCAATCGCTCAGGCCAATACGCCAAATTGGGATAAATTGGTTGCCAACAACCCAAATACTTTAATCAGTACATCTGGTTTAGACGTAGGTCTACCACATGGTCAAATGGGTAATTCAGAAGTTGGCCACATGAACCTAGGGGCTGGCCGCGTGGTTTATCAAGAATTAACGCGTATTCAAAAAGACATTGATGATGGTCGTTTTTTCAATAACAACGCATTATTAAGCGCGATTGACAAAGCGACTGAACGTGATCGTTCGGTGCATATTTTAGGCCTACTTTCTGATGGTGGTGTTCACTCACATATCAGCCATATTAAAGCCGCGCTTTCATTGGCGGTTGACCGAGGAGCTAAAGCTTTCTTACATATCTTTACAGACGGTCGTGATACAGCACCACAAAGTGCTCTAGAGTACATTAACGAGATTGAAGCTCACATAAAAGAAATTGGTGGGAACTGTACGATTGCTTCGGTTATCGGTCGTTTTTACGCTTTAGACCGCGACAATCGCTGGGAACGCATTCAAGAGGCTTACGACTTAATCTGTTGTGGTGACGCCAAATTTAAAGCGGAAAGTGCTCGCGAAGCCGTTGAGCTTGCCTACGAACGTGGTGAAACAGATGAGTTTGTACAAGCCACCGCCATTCTAAATAAGAAAGGCAAAAAAAGTAAGGTCAAAGATGGTGACTCAATTATCTTTATGAACTATCGCTCCGACCGTGCACGCCAAGTCACCAGTGCCTTTATCATGCCTGATTTCGGTGAGTTCCATCGTTGTAAAACACCGATCTTATCGGCCTTTGTAACACTGACAGAATACAATAAAAACTTTGAAAACTTTGGTGCGACTATCGCTTTCCGCCCAACCAAACTCAAAAATACATTCGGTGAAGTCATTGCTAAATACAAGCTTCGCCAATTACGCATTGCTGAAACTGAAAAGTATGCACACGTTACCTTCTTCTTAAACGGTGGGGTTGAAGCGCCTTATTTAGGTGAAGACCGAATCTTAGTTCCTTCACCTCAAGTGCGTACCTATGACCTACAACCCGAAATGAGTGTAGGCGAACTGACTGATAAATTGGTTGAAGCAATCGAATCCGATAAATACGACACCTTCATCTGCAACATCGCCAACCCAGACATGGTCGGTCACACAGGCAACTTTGATGCTTGTATTAAAGCGGTGGAAGCGGTTGATGAAGCTTTAGGGAAAATCCTAGACTCTATTGAAAAAGCGGGAGGCCAAGTGATAGTAACGGCTGACCACGGTAATATGGAGATGCTAGTTGACCCTGAAACAGGCAAACCACTCACATCGCACACAACTTGTCCTGTACCGCTCGTCTATTTTGGTCCTAAAAAACTTGAGCTTATTGAAGGTGGTTCACTACCTGACGTTATGCCAACTTTATTAGACTTAATGGAAATAAAACAACCTGAAGAGATGACGGGAATTTCACTTCGTAAGAAGTAA
- a CDS encoding NAD(P)H-dependent glycerol-3-phosphate dehydrogenase gives MSSQRKIAVLGAGAWGTALAIHLAKVGHAVNLWTHRAEQARQLVEAKENSRYLPGVELPENLAPVGSLSEAIADVEAVLFVVPSNAFRETLVSVKKLVAGSTIHFAWATKGFEPNSQKLLHEVAFEVLGESSRVAVLSGPTFANEVAKGLPTAMVSASNQECEAQYWADLFHNDAFRMYTQSDMVGVEVGGAYKNIMAIATGVSDGLHMGANARAALVSRGMVEMMRMSQALGGQPETMMGLAGLGDLVLTCTDDLSRNRRFGFGLASGNHTSEEVMSEIGQVVEGVKAVKTVKLLADRLNLDLPIMEQVYLLVSEAISPKQAVHALMTRSGKSE, from the coding sequence GTGAGTTCGCAACGCAAAATTGCCGTTTTAGGCGCTGGAGCTTGGGGAACTGCCTTAGCCATTCATTTAGCTAAGGTTGGTCACGCTGTTAATCTGTGGACTCACCGAGCTGAGCAAGCTCGGCAGCTTGTTGAGGCCAAGGAAAACTCTCGTTATTTACCTGGCGTTGAGCTCCCTGAAAATTTAGCACCTGTCGGGAGTTTGTCTGAAGCGATTGCTGATGTTGAAGCGGTTCTATTTGTTGTTCCAAGCAATGCGTTTAGGGAGACATTAGTTTCGGTAAAAAAACTTGTTGCTGGTTCAACAATTCATTTTGCTTGGGCAACTAAGGGGTTTGAACCTAACAGTCAAAAACTATTGCATGAAGTCGCTTTTGAAGTATTAGGTGAATCTTCTCGCGTTGCAGTTTTATCTGGGCCAACCTTTGCTAATGAAGTCGCTAAAGGTTTGCCTACCGCGATGGTAAGTGCATCAAATCAGGAGTGTGAGGCGCAGTATTGGGCAGACTTATTTCATAATGATGCTTTTCGAATGTACACCCAGTCAGACATGGTTGGTGTTGAGGTCGGTGGAGCTTATAAAAATATTATGGCCATCGCAACGGGTGTAAGTGATGGTTTGCATATGGGGGCTAATGCACGTGCGGCTTTGGTTTCGCGCGGCATGGTTGAGATGATGCGAATGAGTCAGGCTTTAGGCGGGCAACCTGAAACCATGATGGGGTTAGCAGGCCTGGGAGATTTGGTGTTAACTTGTACCGATGACTTATCTAGAAATAGACGTTTTGGGTTTGGTTTAGCCAGTGGTAATCATACTTCTGAGGAAGTTATGAGTGAGATTGGTCAAGTGGTTGAAGGTGTTAAAGCGGTTAAGACAGTGAAGTTATTGGCTGATAGATTGAATCTTGATTTACCAATAATGGAGCAAGTGTATTTGCTCGTCAGCGAAGCGATTTCACCTAAACAAGCGGTTCATGCTCTGATGACACGTTCAGGAAAATCTGAGTAA
- a CDS encoding dihydroorotate dehydrogenase has translation MVDLSVDICGIHFNSPVAMASGNAGYGIEYQAVSGFSNRDVGAVFLKGTTLEPKLGNKPERVMESPSGLLNSIGLQNPGAHAVINDYLPKLDLTESRFIINVSGSSIEEYAEVVRLFNDTDLPAIEVNISCPNVKKGGAAFGNDPDMAARVVEACRANTTKPLIVKLSPNQTDIAEGARRVIEAGADALSAINTLMGMQIDAKTRKPTLGNNQGGLSGPAIKPVALLKVHQVYQVAKLHNIPIIGLGGIASAEDAIEFFLAGASMVAIGTAIAKDPLLVKKVNKGIAQYMKDNGYTSVSQMTGQLELNTDTVLC, from the coding sequence GTGGTTGATTTATCAGTTGATATTTGTGGTATTCATTTTAATTCTCCAGTAGCTATGGCTTCGGGGAACGCTGGTTATGGCATAGAATACCAGGCTGTTTCAGGGTTTTCCAATAGAGATGTAGGTGCGGTGTTTTTAAAAGGCACGACATTAGAACCAAAACTTGGAAATAAACCTGAGCGTGTAATGGAATCGCCAAGTGGTTTATTAAACTCAATCGGTTTGCAAAACCCAGGTGCTCATGCGGTAATTAATGACTATTTGCCTAAATTAGATTTAACCGAATCACGCTTTATTATTAATGTATCTGGCTCAAGTATTGAAGAGTACGCTGAAGTAGTGCGATTATTTAATGATACAGATTTGCCTGCGATAGAAGTCAATATCTCTTGCCCGAATGTAAAAAAAGGTGGAGCTGCATTTGGTAATGATCCTGATATGGCCGCAAGAGTGGTTGAGGCTTGTAGAGCAAATACCACCAAGCCATTAATTGTTAAATTATCACCCAATCAAACCGATATTGCCGAGGGTGCAAGACGAGTTATTGAGGCCGGTGCTGATGCACTTTCTGCTATTAATACCTTAATGGGAATGCAGATAGATGCCAAAACACGAAAACCAACTTTGGGAAATAACCAAGGTGGCCTTTCTGGCCCCGCGATTAAACCCGTGGCTTTATTGAAAGTGCACCAAGTTTATCAAGTCGCCAAGCTGCACAATATTCCTATTATTGGATTAGGTGGTATCGCCAGCGCTGAGGATGCAATTGAGTTTTTCTTGGCGGGAGCATCAATGGTTGCCATTGGTACAGCCATCGCCAAAGATCCTTTATTGGTTAAAAAGGTTAATAAAGGGATTGCTCAATATATGAAAGACAATGGTTATACCTCTGTCTCACAAATGACAGGGCAGTTAGAATTAAATACTGACACCGTGTTGTGTTAA
- a CDS encoding tRNA (cytidine(34)-2'-O)-methyltransferase — protein MLHIILYEPEIPQNTGALIRLSANMGAHLHLIHPIAFDLSEKKVRRAGLDYAELANVYEHQNLEACLEKVKPNRVFALTTKTTRYYTEPKFENGDAFMFGPETRGLPAEVIASLPEEQRLTIPMMPGGRSLNLANAVSAMAYEAWRQLDFNMNL, from the coding sequence ATGTTACATATTATTCTTTACGAACCTGAAATCCCGCAAAACACAGGGGCTTTAATCCGCCTTAGTGCCAATATGGGCGCACACCTGCATTTGATTCACCCAATCGCTTTTGATTTAAGTGAAAAAAAGGTGCGCAGAGCAGGACTAGACTACGCCGAACTCGCCAATGTTTACGAACATCAAAACCTTGAAGCGTGCTTAGAAAAAGTTAAGCCAAATCGAGTTTTCGCATTAACCACCAAAACTACGCGCTATTATACCGAGCCAAAATTCGAAAATGGCGATGCTTTTATGTTTGGACCTGAAACTCGCGGACTACCTGCAGAAGTGATTGCCAGCCTGCCAGAAGAACAGAGATTAACCATTCCTATGATGCCTGGAGGTAGAAGCTTAAATCTGGCAAACGCTGTATCTGCCATGGCTTATGAAGCCTGGCGTCAACTTGATTTCAACATGAACTTATAA